The nucleotide sequence GCTATAAATGGTTAATGGGCCCATACTCAATCGGAATGGCGTATTACGGACCTGCTTTTGATAAGGGCACTCCCATCGAAGAGAATTGGATTAATCGGTCAAATAGTGATGATTTTACTCAACTAGTGAACTATCAGCCAAATTACCGTGATCAAGCTATCAGGTATGAAGTTGGCGAGCATAGCAATTTTATCCTTGTTCCCATGCTGAAACAAGCTATAAAGCAATTGCTGAAATGGGCGCCTGAAAACATACAATCCTACACACAAGAATTGCTACAGAATGCTATTCTGGAAATGAGAGATTTAGGTTTCAGAATTGAAGAGGAGGCGTATAGAAGTCACCACTTATTTGGTATTAGACTACCCAATTCAATCAAAATGGAATCTGTCCAGTCTGCCTTAAAAGGAAATCGTGTAAGTGTCAGCTTTCGTGGTGACGCGATACGTGTTGCGCCGAATGTGTATAATGATGAAATGGATGTAAGAAAATTGCTCAAAGCAATGAAAGAGCCTATCTTAGCCGTCAATTAGATACAAAAATATCTTTTAAACTAGAGTAGCTTAATAATGGAACTTACAAACCCAGCAGTAACAGAAGGAGTTAATATTTTCGTAAATATTGTCATATTCCTTGTCGCCTTTGCTCATGCACTTGCTTTCGTAAATGCTAGAAAAGAGAAGCAGAAAAAGAACTAATTTCTTAGTCTACCTCGTGATCTCTTCCGTGCTTGCTAACCATTTTGTTAGGAAGAATCATTGGGCAAATAATTGCTAGCACAAACAGTCCGATTATTATTCCGAGCATTGCCATTTTTCTAGTTGTTTAAAGTGGAAGGCAAATATATACGGTTCTTCCATTTTCGATCAAAATCTTTGCCTTCCTTTTCGTTTTCGACGAAATCGCTACCCATTTTAGGGTATTTTGATGCTGATTTCTAGTACAACTCTTTGATTAAAAGGATGCTAGCACTAGCATTGTCCTCAAACCAACTAAACCTTATTGAAACATGATAGAAAAAAAACGTAAAGACGTGAAAGTCATTGGCAGAAGGATGAAAAAAGCCAAAGCCAAAGATTGGGTTAAGAAGTATCAAAAGGAAAATCCTGATGCCACATTTGGTTGGCTTTATGGACGCGATATTATTGAAAGCTTATGCAGCAATAAATCCCTCGAGGGGATATGGTTTTTCAAAGGCATTAATGAAGATGGCAAAGAAAGACTTGTTTTGTTTCCAGCAGATAAAGAAGGAAATATTTTAGACACTAAAATGAAGTCTTTAGGTGCTGCAGTAACTAAAGACGGAGGCCTGGATGATAATCCAGCAGATGATGGCGACACTTGTCCACCTAAATGCCCCGAAGGGTTAGGTTAATTGGAAGAGTTTTATAATTGGCTCTTAAGTCTGAACAGATTTTCAGCATTAGCTGGATGTCTTTATTTCGTATATATAATGCGATCCTGGAAAAGTATATCCGGGATCGTTTTTTATATGCTTTTGTTTTCTTTTTTGGCCGATACATTCAACTTCTTTTTTATCCGATTTATTTATCCGAATAGTTTCATCATCGGGAATACCTGGTACATACTTAACTATTTTATCACTATACTACTATTCCTCAAAATCTTAGATCAATACAAAAAAGCCATATTCACCCTATTGGCTATCTTCTTGTTTGGATGTGTTCTATCATTCCTATTCTTATTTGACTTTACAGAATCAAATGTGTTTGTTCGGCTTTTTAGTAATGTTTCTTTTATATTCTTATCGCTATTGATCTATTTCAATTTGCTTAAAAAGCCAAACCTTCAGTTACGTTTAAACCCTGTTTTCTGGATTGCTACTTCACTTTTTATATACAATAGTCTCATTCTTTTACAAGGTATTTTTAATAACTATTTAATATTTGATCTAAAGATATCAGGTGAAGCTTACACGTGGATTTCAATCATTAAGCTCTTCGCCAATTCGTGCAAGAACTTTATTCTATTTTACGTTCTCATTTTAATTAGTAAGGGATATCAAGACTCTCTAAATCCTCGACAAATATCGTGATAGAAATTATCGTAAATATTGTAGTTTATGGATCGCTTCTAATTTTGGGAGGAGTCGTCTGGTTCCTTGTTAGCTATTCAAAAGCTTACCAGTCAAAAAAATCCTGATTCCTGATTTATATTTTAATTTACCTTCTGTGGAGGGACAAGTAATCTTACTCGTAATTGTTGGGACAATAGCAGTCATGCTAATGGCTTTTTCCGTTGTATTCTTTGTTCTTCTATACCGAAGAAAAATGCTTCAAAGTCAATTGGAGATGCAAGAAATAAAAACCAAGCATCAAGAAGAAATGCTCAACGCCACTTTGAGATCGCAGGAAGCAGAACGAAACCGCTTAGGAACTGAGCTTCACGATAGTGTGGGAGCTATGCTTTCTTCAATAAAATTGAATGTTGAGGTAGCTAAAAGAAAAGAAGGCCTAATATCTCTGGATCCTGTTTTAGGTCACCTGGATGAGACCATATCTCAAGTTAGAAGTATTTCACATCAGATGATGCCAATCATTTTGAAGAAATATGGACTAAAGCATGCGATTGAAGATCTTTTCGAAAAATTATTGTCAGAAAATTTGAAGGTTTCTATTAAGCAATGGGATGATCCTTCACTGACAGAACAGGACTCTCTTATGTTATTTAGGATAGTTCAAGAACTGCTCAATAATTCTATTAAACACTCCAGTGCTTCCGAAATTGATTTTTCAGTTTCTAAATCATCAGATACAATCAAAATAGAATATCGAGACAATGGAATTGGTTTCCCTCAAGATGTTTTAGAAAACAGTGATGGTATGGGGTTATTAAATATTAAAAATCGATCTCAGGTTATCCAGGCTAAGTGCTTTTTCAGCAACGATAAAGAAGGAGGAGCTAAAGTTAATTTGGTATTACCCACTTCGATTGGTTAATTTGAAGTAGTGAGCGAGAGAAATCAACCAGAGAAGCTAAATATTTTGGTCACTGATGACCATACTCTTTTTCGTCGAGGAACAATGATGCTACTTGAATCCTTTGATGAGGTAGGGGTAGTTGATGATGCAGAAAACGGAAAACAAGCAATCGAAAAACTTAGCGAAAATAATTTTGACTTGGTTCTTTTAGACCTGGAAATGCCAATAATGGACGGGTGGGAAACATCTAAAAAGATAGTATCGAAGTTTCCCGAAGTGAAGATCGTCATGATCTCGATGCACGATTCTCTTCAGATTATTTCCGACCTCATAGAAATTGGCGTTCATAGTTACTTGTTGAAGAATGCAGATCCAGATGAAGTCCACAAAGCAATCATTTCTGTCATAAATAATGACTTCTACTACAATCAACTGGTTTCAAAGGCACTTCACAAGAAAATACAAAAAGACGGATTAGATAAGGGTGTAGCTAGAAGAGCTGATATCAGTCCTAGAGAAATTGAGATACTCCAACTCATTTGTCAAGAACTTACCATGAGAGAAATCGGCGAGAAACTTTTTGTAAGTGAGCAGACTGTTCATACTCACCGTAAGAATCTAATGAAAAAAACAAAAGCTAAAAACGCTGTTGGCCTTGTAAAATTCGCTTTTCAAAACGGAATAGCCACCATTTAAGCACTACCCTTTTTTAGGTATTCTTCTACCTTTTTTAGGGTAAAAAACATAACCAAGACTAATTTAATATGTTGAAAATCAGAGTTTTATGTTTTACTCTGTTTTGATTTATGTTTTTCCAGAAATAAGATAGAGCTCCCTTTCGTAATTTCATATTGTCATTTATTTATAACAATAGATGATATGCTCTTAGGTTGATGGTTAATCTAGAAAATACTGGGGGTCCAAGGTTTTCGCTTAATCCTTTGGTTTACCAACTATCTCACTTACATAGTGGGCTCCCCGGTGTTTTCATTTAAGAATTTTTAGTAAAATCCACCACTAATTCCTCTAAATCAAAAAGGCCCTTATGGGCCTTTTCTATTTTTTACTTGTAAAGCTCTTTTCCCGCTTCATAGTATTTATCTCCTTTAATCCAGAATGGTGACTTCTTAGCATTACCAATCATACGACATGCATACACATAACTTCTAAAGAATTTTTCGAGATAAACATAATCTAGCGTATTTGGATTATCTCCAGCTTGATGATAGTATTTAGTTATCTCATCATCGAACGCAGTAAATCCCATACTAAATGTCGGTGCTGGAATTCCTTTTGCAGCAAACCTCACATTATCAGACCTGTCAAACAACCCTTGTTCTGGTGCAGGGTCTTCAATTGCATCCAGTCCAAAAGCCTCACAAGCCTCTATGATCATTTCCTCTGCAGTGGTTCTTGTTAAACCAATAATTGTTGCTTTAGAAGTATCATTATAGCCTCCATTATCAGAGTTAAAACAATAAACGATTTTACTCAAGTCTACTGGTGAATTATCAACAAAGGCTTTGCTTCCAAGTAGTCCTTTTTCTTCTCCAGTAAATAAAACAAACATAGCAGATCTTTTTGTTGGGGTTTTCGCAAAGTTTTGAGCGGCTGATAGCACCGTAACTGTACCCACAGCATTGTCTCTCGACCCATTATAAATGCTGTCACCATTTGCATCTGCTTGTCCTATTCCTACATGGTCATAGTGAGCTGAGTACACGATAATTTCGTCTTTCAACTTATTATCTGAACCTTCTACAAACCCAACAATATTCTGCGAGTTGAATTTTTCGATATTCGACCCTGAAATTGAAATAGATGCATTTTTTTCTCCTGAAGCATTAAAATCTTCTCCAGACCTGTTCATCCACAGGTGGGTCATTGTTTTTTCATCTTCTCCTCCTTCATCTAAAACAACTTGATCTCCAGAAAAATACCTTACAAGGAAGTTCCATGGAATCTGAGGTGAATTGTATAGCTCTACCAATGCGAGACCCCCAAGCTCAGATACCTTAGCTCGTTTTTCAGCTGACTGGCCAAACCATTCTTGTGGGCTATCACTTTCTCCATCTCCACAGATAGCAACAACGATCTTTCCCTCTATTTCCGTTTTTTCTAAATCCTCATCAGAGCCATAGTTCACAAAAACAAAATCTCCTGAAATATTCGAGTTATCTCCTTCCAGCATAAAAAAATCGTCCTGAAACTTATATTCAGAATTGCCCAAAATTAAAGTACCTGTATTGGCTGGGCTTACTTTTTTCATGGCCACTGGCTGAAAATAGCTCTCCATGCCAGGAGCCATTTGGACTCCATACTCAATGAAACGACTTTCAAGATATTTTGCAGCTACTTTTAATCCGCGAGAAGGAGTATCTCTTCCTTCCAACTCATCAGAGGCTAGAAAACCAATATGACTTTTTATAATATTTTGATCAACAGATTGTTCAGCCAGATCTTTATCCGTTTGGGAAAATGATAAGAGCGTACTGAGAATAAATGTAAGTGATAGAATTTTTTTCATCGTAGGTAAATTTTGAACAAGATAACTACAAATAAAAAAAGGACGGCCTTCACTCGAAAGACCGTCCTATTCATTTATCAATTAATTATTTCTAGTTGAGGAATTCATAGATTCCAGCAACTCCTTGGCCTCCTCCAACACAGGCTGTCACCATACCATATTTTCCGTTTCTTCTTCTCATCTCGTTGAAAAGCGAAATGGAAAGTTTTGCTCCTGTACATCCAAGTGGATGACCAAGTGCTATTGCTCCTCCATTCACATTCAATTTACTCGTATCTAAATCTAGCCCGCGAATAACACCGAGCGATTGAGCCGCAAAAGCCTCATTTAATTCGATTAGGTCTAGGTCATTTTGTTTAATTCCTGCTTGCTTAAGTGCTTTTGGTACGGCTTCAACAGGACCTATGCCCATTATTCTTGGATCAACACCAGCAGCGGTATAGCTCACCATGCGTGCAATAGGCTCAAGATTATGTTCTTTCACCATTTTCTCACTCATCACCATAACAAATGCTGCTCCATCTGAAGTGGGCGAGGAGTTTCCAGCCGTCACTTGCCCTCCTTGTTTAAAAGCAGGTCGAAGTTTTGCAAGTGTATCCATATTTGTTTCTTGCCTAACACACTCATCTGTATCTACGACAAATTCCTTTTTATGACGTTTTCCATCTTCACCAACGTAAGTCTCTTCTACCGTAATAGGAACAATTTCATCTTTAAATTTCCCGTCCTTAATCGCTTTTGCCGCTTTCTGATGAGATTCCATAGCAAATTGATTAGAATCTTCTGCCGAGATATCAAAATCATTGGCAACTTCCTCAGCAGTTAAACCCATGTTCAAATAATATTCTGGATGTTTCTCTGCTATTTTCCAGTTGAGCGCGGCTTTGTATCCCATCATCGGAACAAGAGACATTGATTCGGTTCCTCCTGCGATAATACAATCTGCTGTACCAGAATGTACTCTTGCACATGCCAAGTGGATCGCTTCTAATCCTGATCCACAGTATCTGTTGATAATCATTCCCGGAACAGAAATAGGTAAAGACAATAAGGAAATGTATCGTCCCATTTGAAGTCCTTGCTCTGCTTCTGGAATGGCATTGCCAACAATTAAATCATCCACTCGTGTGGCATCAAAATCTTTAACTGATCCAACCAGATGCTTGATAACATCTGCTGCTAAATCATCTGGGCGATAGAAGCGAAAGCCTCCTTTTTTGGCTCTGCCCACAGCCGATCTATATCCTGCTACTATATATGCGTTCATGTTTTTTCAATTTTTAATTATCAATTACGGAGTGGTTTACCCTTGAAAAGTATACTTTGAATTCTTTCTAATGTTTTCGGTTCTCCGCAAAGGCTTAAAAACGCTTCACGTTCTAGGTCCAGCAAGTATTGCTCTGAAACTTTCGTTGGAGCAGATAAATCTCCTCCTGCCATAATCCAAGCTAGTTTTTGCCCAATTTTTTGATCATGTTCAGAAATGTAGCTTCCATATTTCATTCCTCCTATGCCTGCATGAAACATCGCAAGCGCTGATTTACCTTGAACTTTGATATTATCTCTTTCTACAGGTTGGGTATAGCCTGCATCCGCAAGTGCTACTACTTTATCCTTGGCATCCGTCAATAACCTTTTCCTATTTAAAGTGATTTCATCACCTCCTTTCAAAATATGCATTTTTCTAGCTTCAGCAGCGGATGTCGCAACTTTAGCCGTAGCAATATTCATGAAATATTCTTGTAATGTATTTAACTCAGGGTCTCCTGGCGTATAATCATCTGCAGCGCGGAGTGTCATTTCCTTTGTTCCTCCTCCTCCAGGAATTAAGCCCACACCAACTTCTACCAAACCTACATACGATTCTGCATGTGCTTGGATAGCGTCACAGTGTAAGGAAAGTTCACAGCCTCCTCCAAGCACAAGGCCAGAAGTAGCTGCCACTACGGGAACACTCGAAAACCGAGCTTTGGTCATGGTATTTTGGAACGTACGAATCATCAAGTCTATTTCGTCAAATTCTTGATCAACTGC is from Marinobacter alexandrii and encodes:
- a CDS encoding ATP-binding protein, whose protein sequence is MEGQVILLVIVGTIAVMLMAFSVVFFVLLYRRKMLQSQLEMQEIKTKHQEEMLNATLRSQEAERNRLGTELHDSVGAMLSSIKLNVEVAKRKEGLISLDPVLGHLDETISQVRSISHQMMPIILKKYGLKHAIEDLFEKLLSENLKVSIKQWDDPSLTEQDSLMLFRIVQELLNNSIKHSSASEIDFSVSKSSDTIKIEYRDNGIGFPQDVLENSDGMGLLNIKNRSQVIQAKCFFSNDKEGGAKVNLVLPTSIG
- a CDS encoding response regulator transcription factor, with amino-acid sequence MSERNQPEKLNILVTDDHTLFRRGTMMLLESFDEVGVVDDAENGKQAIEKLSENNFDLVLLDLEMPIMDGWETSKKIVSKFPEVKIVMISMHDSLQIISDLIEIGVHSYLLKNADPDEVHKAIISVINNDFYYNQLVSKALHKKIQKDGLDKGVARRADISPREIEILQLICQELTMREIGEKLFVSEQTVHTHRKNLMKKTKAKNAVGLVKFAFQNGIATI
- a CDS encoding M28 family peptidase, whose product is MKKILSLTFILSTLLSFSQTDKDLAEQSVDQNIIKSHIGFLASDELEGRDTPSRGLKVAAKYLESRFIEYGVQMAPGMESYFQPVAMKKVSPANTGTLILGNSEYKFQDDFFMLEGDNSNISGDFVFVNYGSDEDLEKTEIEGKIVVAICGDGESDSPQEWFGQSAEKRAKVSELGGLALVELYNSPQIPWNFLVRYFSGDQVVLDEGGEDEKTMTHLWMNRSGEDFNASGEKNASISISGSNIEKFNSQNIVGFVEGSDNKLKDEIIVYSAHYDHVGIGQADANGDSIYNGSRDNAVGTVTVLSAAQNFAKTPTKRSAMFVLFTGEEKGLLGSKAFVDNSPVDLSKIVYCFNSDNGGYNDTSKATIIGLTRTTAEEMIIEACEAFGLDAIEDPAPEQGLFDRSDNVRFAAKGIPAPTFSMGFTAFDDEITKYYHQAGDNPNTLDYVYLEKFFRSYVYACRMIGNAKKSPFWIKGDKYYEAGKELYK
- a CDS encoding acetyl-CoA C-acyltransferase translates to MNAYIVAGYRSAVGRAKKGGFRFYRPDDLAADVIKHLVGSVKDFDATRVDDLIVGNAIPEAEQGLQMGRYISLLSLPISVPGMIINRYCGSGLEAIHLACARVHSGTADCIIAGGTESMSLVPMMGYKAALNWKIAEKHPEYYLNMGLTAEEVANDFDISAEDSNQFAMESHQKAAKAIKDGKFKDEIVPITVEETYVGEDGKRHKKEFVVDTDECVRQETNMDTLAKLRPAFKQGGQVTAGNSSPTSDGAAFVMVMSEKMVKEHNLEPIARMVSYTAAGVDPRIMGIGPVEAVPKALKQAGIKQNDLDLIELNEAFAAQSLGVIRGLDLDTSKLNVNGGAIALGHPLGCTGAKLSISLFNEMRRRNGKYGMVTACVGGGQGVAGIYEFLN